The following proteins are encoded in a genomic region of Deinococcus arcticus:
- a CDS encoding fimbrial biogenesis chaperone: MPTSLPSRPRAAHPWLRAALLSVAALSLGGAAGAQSFGFSPTTLQMDATKNLVAETVMINSTAAPARFTVLPRVWKVEGGKLVLLETRDLIVNPASFTVKPGGSQVIRVGLRKKPGDTELSYRLLVQQEAIEGVELPKVSADLGKDAKAGLNLTMTFSLPIYVTQPGAAPRVQFSAAASGQNLLLTVQNAGQRRAIYRSVTLTRGGASVGLQAISALAGSTQTLTLTGLGDKAGPLTIRYTGEDGQTLVQTVALP; this comes from the coding sequence GTGCCCACCTCCCTTCCCTCCCGGCCGCGTGCCGCCCACCCGTGGCTGCGCGCGGCCCTGCTCTCGGTCGCCGCTCTGAGTCTGGGGGGCGCGGCGGGCGCGCAGAGCTTCGGATTCAGCCCCACCACCCTGCAAATGGACGCCACCAAGAATCTGGTGGCCGAAACCGTGATGATCAACAGCACGGCCGCCCCGGCGCGCTTTACCGTGCTGCCCCGGGTGTGGAAGGTGGAGGGCGGCAAGCTGGTGCTGCTGGAAACCCGCGACCTGATCGTGAACCCGGCCTCGTTCACGGTCAAACCCGGCGGCTCGCAGGTGATCCGCGTGGGGCTGCGCAAGAAGCCCGGCGACACCGAGCTGTCGTACCGCCTGCTGGTGCAGCAGGAGGCCATTGAGGGCGTGGAGTTGCCCAAGGTCAGCGCCGATCTGGGCAAGGATGCCAAGGCGGGGCTGAATCTCACCATGACCTTCTCGCTGCCCATCTACGTGACCCAGCCGGGCGCGGCGCCCCGGGTGCAGTTCAGCGCCGCCGCCAGCGGCCAGAACCTGCTGCTGACCGTGCAGAACGCCGGCCAGCGCCGCGCGATTTACCGCAGCGTGACCCTCACGCGCGGCGGGGCCTCGGTGGGGCTGCAGGCAATCTCGGCGCTGGCGGGCAGCACCCAGACCCTCACCCTGACCGGCCTGGGGGACAAGGCCGGGCCCCTCACCATTCGCTACACCGGCGAGGACGGGCAGACCCTTGTGCAGACGGTTGCCCTTCCTTAG
- a CDS encoding MBL fold metallo-hydrolase, with translation MSLPSAAAVTCHTTAGGTRLYTLPLRAFPHLSANAYLAVQGDPAAPHYSALVDTGGAHPDSVADLHAGLAAVQARGEAVDWATLGRVVVTHPHPDHAGGLAAARALSPAPVAAHEWAVPALEHPGGRRDAWTAAVEGHLRWAGIPLDSDYAARLRRRGQNLMGPPAGPVEALQDGDRLDGVFEVLHTPGHDGAQVCLRLDEVLLSADHLLPHHSPPLMPGRYQRGAGVRYYLASLDRVAAVEGVALALGGHGGPMPDPQGRIQALRRRLLDKLQAARGAAQTPATIHDLTHRLHPTLRPVQAILLLDQTAALAEWLAEEGEVQAQTREDGALLVQAR, from the coding sequence ATGAGCCTGCCCAGCGCCGCTGCGGTCACCTGCCACACCACGGCCGGGGGCACCCGCCTGTACACCCTGCCGCTGCGGGCCTTTCCCCACCTGAGCGCGAACGCCTATCTGGCCGTGCAGGGCGACCCGGCCGCGCCGCATTACAGCGCGCTGGTGGACACGGGGGGCGCCCACCCCGACAGTGTGGCCGACCTGCACGCGGGGCTGGCGGCGGTACAGGCCAGGGGCGAGGCGGTGGACTGGGCCACCCTGGGACGCGTGGTGGTCACCCATCCCCACCCCGACCACGCCGGGGGACTGGCGGCCGCGCGCGCCCTGAGCCCGGCGCCCGTGGCCGCGCACGAGTGGGCCGTGCCCGCCCTGGAACACCCAGGAGGGCGGCGCGACGCCTGGACAGCGGCGGTGGAAGGCCACCTGCGCTGGGCCGGCATTCCGCTGGACAGTGACTATGCCGCGCGCCTGCGCCGCCGGGGCCAGAACCTGATGGGGCCGCCCGCCGGACCTGTGGAAGCGCTGCAGGACGGGGACCGGCTGGACGGCGTGTTCGAGGTTCTGCACACCCCCGGCCACGACGGCGCCCAGGTGTGCCTGCGCCTGGATGAGGTGCTGCTGAGCGCCGACCACCTGCTGCCCCATCACTCGCCGCCGCTGATGCCCGGGCGGTACCAGCGCGGCGCGGGGGTGCGGTATTACCTCGCCTCGCTGGACCGGGTGGCCGCCGTGGAGGGGGTGGCGCTGGCCCTGGGCGGCCACGGCGGCCCCATGCCCGACCCGCAGGGGCGCATTCAGGCGCTGCGCCGCCGCCTGCTGGACAAACTGCAGGCCGCGCGCGGGGCGGCCCAGACTCCGGCGACCATCCACGATCTGACGCACCGGTTGCACCCCACCCTGCGCCCGGTCCAGGCCATCTTGCTGCTGGACCAGACGGCGGCGCTGGCCGAGTGGCTGGCAGAAGAAGGCGAGGTGCAGGCCCAGACCCGCGAGGACGGCGCGCTGCTGGTGCAGGCCCGGTGA
- the trmH gene encoding tRNA (guanosine(18)-2'-O)-methyltransferase TrmH encodes MTPERYAKILRVLSRRQPTLTVLMDEVNKPHNLSAIVRTCDAVGVLQAHAVPPRGGRLADFEGHTFEATSGSAHKWVPVQRHENAVQAVRELQAQGFSVLATHLSQRSVDYREPDYTRPTCVLLGAEKWGVSDEAAEAADLNIVVPMFGMVQSLNVSVAAATILFEAQRQRLAAGLYDSPQLDQAALRAWAFEWAYPDLAPAYRERGEAYPALDEHGQIVGG; translated from the coding sequence ATGACCCCGGAGCGTTACGCCAAGATTCTGCGCGTGCTGAGCAGGCGCCAGCCCACCCTGACGGTTCTGATGGACGAGGTGAACAAGCCCCACAACCTCTCGGCCATCGTGCGCACCTGCGACGCGGTGGGGGTGCTGCAGGCCCACGCCGTGCCCCCCCGGGGCGGGCGGCTGGCCGATTTTGAAGGCCACACCTTTGAGGCCACCAGCGGCAGCGCCCACAAGTGGGTGCCGGTGCAGCGCCACGAAAACGCGGTGCAGGCCGTGCGCGAGTTGCAGGCCCAGGGCTTTTCGGTGCTGGCCACCCACCTCTCGCAGCGCAGTGTGGATTACCGCGAGCCGGATTACACCCGGCCCACCTGCGTGCTGCTGGGCGCCGAGAAATGGGGCGTGTCCGACGAGGCCGCCGAGGCCGCCGACCTGAACATCGTGGTGCCCATGTTCGGCATGGTGCAGAGCCTGAATGTCTCGGTGGCCGCCGCCACCATTCTGTTCGAGGCGCAGCGCCAGCGCCTCGCGGCCGGCCTGTACGATTCGCCGCAGCTGGATCAGGCGGCCCTGCGCGCCTGGGCCTTTGAATGGGCCTACCCGGACCTGGCCCCGGCCTACCGCGAGCGCGGCGAAGCCTACCCCGCCCTGGATGAGCACGGCCAGATCGTGGGCGGCTGA
- the yczR gene encoding aminotransferase-like domain-containing protein translates to MSPALPDAPRWTALLRGWRDHPGPLHGRLQAQLRAAIERGELAPAERLPAERPLAALLGVSRATVVTAYDELTADGWLIRRVGSGTRVSAGAPRAAPLLTLRTPVGSAAGAAPDLDFTIAVPLLTDPQRERLRRASQHAFGESVYHPHGLPELRALLAELYTKDGLPTRAEQIVVTSGAQQAIALSAATLLRRGDVALLETPTYFGAIDVMRAAGAQLVGVPVEGSGLQPDTFMRLATAHAPRLAFLTPTFQNPTGTVLPARARERLAAFVQDRALPTLEDDTLLDLGFTDEPPPPRISVYAPQAPIINVGSLSKLYWAGLRVGWMRLPPALAAPLAQAKTLADFGGSLMAQHAALQLLADLPGLRRERRAAVTPARDLLAGLLHAELPEWHFEVPRGGQFLWVQLPTPDASRLTHHAAAHGLRLFPGASMGVSPLPDRYLRLPFTLDPARLPEAVTRLKAAWVSFQSRDGQGGLA, encoded by the coding sequence ATGTCCCCTGCCCTGCCAGATGCTCCCCGCTGGACGGCCCTGCTGCGCGGCTGGCGTGACCACCCGGGGCCCCTGCACGGGCGCCTGCAGGCCCAGTTGCGCGCGGCCATTGAACGCGGCGAGCTGGCCCCTGCCGAACGCCTGCCCGCCGAGCGGCCCCTGGCGGCCCTGCTGGGGGTCAGCCGGGCCACGGTGGTCACGGCCTATGACGAGCTGACGGCGGACGGCTGGCTGATCCGGCGGGTGGGCAGCGGCACCCGCGTGTCGGCGGGAGCGCCGCGCGCGGCCCCACTGCTGACCCTGCGCACGCCTGTGGGCAGCGCAGCGGGCGCGGCCCCAGACCTGGACTTCACGATTGCGGTGCCGCTGCTGACCGACCCCCAGCGCGAACGGCTGCGCCGCGCCAGCCAGCACGCCTTTGGCGAGAGCGTGTACCACCCCCACGGCCTGCCCGAGCTGCGCGCCCTGCTGGCCGAGCTGTACACCAAGGATGGGCTACCCACCCGCGCCGAGCAGATCGTGGTGACCAGCGGCGCCCAGCAGGCCATTGCCCTGAGTGCGGCCACCCTGCTGCGCCGGGGCGACGTGGCCCTGCTGGAAACGCCCACCTATTTCGGCGCCATAGACGTCATGCGCGCCGCCGGGGCCCAGCTGGTGGGCGTGCCAGTGGAGGGCAGCGGCCTGCAGCCCGACACCTTCATGCGCCTGGCCACCGCGCATGCTCCGCGCCTGGCCTTTCTCACGCCCACCTTTCAGAACCCCACCGGCACGGTCCTGCCGGCGCGCGCCCGTGAGCGGCTGGCGGCCTTTGTGCAGGACCGCGCGCTGCCCACCCTGGAAGACGACACCCTGCTGGACCTGGGCTTTACCGATGAGCCGCCGCCACCCCGGATCAGCGTCTATGCGCCCCAGGCGCCGATTATCAATGTGGGGTCGCTGTCCAAGCTGTACTGGGCGGGGCTGCGGGTGGGCTGGATGCGCCTGCCGCCGGCCCTGGCCGCGCCGCTGGCCCAGGCCAAGACGCTGGCCGATTTTGGCGGCAGCCTGATGGCCCAGCACGCCGCCCTGCAGTTGCTGGCCGACCTGCCGGGCCTGCGCCGTGAGCGCCGCGCCGCCGTGACGCCGGCCCGCGATCTGCTGGCCGGGCTGCTGCACGCCGAACTGCCTGAGTGGCACTTCGAGGTGCCGCGCGGCGGACAGTTTCTGTGGGTGCAGCTGCCCACCCCGGACGCCAGCCGGTTGACCCACCACGCCGCCGCCCACGGCCTGCGCCTGTTTCCGGGCGCCAGCATGGGTGTCTCGCCGCTGCCCGACCGCTACCTGCGCCTGCCGTTTACCCTGGATCCGGCCCGGCTGCCCGAAGCAGTCACGCGCCTGAAAGCCGCCTGGGTGTCATTTCAGAGCCGGGACGGCCAGGGCGGGCTGGCCTGA
- the rpmF gene encoding 50S ribosomal protein L32, translated as MAKHPVPKKKTSKSKRDMRRSHHALVAPNLSECPQCHAKKLSHHICPSCGYYDGRQVLAV; from the coding sequence ATGGCCAAGCACCCCGTTCCCAAGAAGAAGACCAGCAAGAGCAAGCGCGACATGCGCCGCAGCCACCACGCCCTGGTGGCCCCTAACCTGAGCGAGTGCCCCCAGTGCCACGCCAAGAAGCTCAGCCACCACATCTGCCCCAGCTGCGGCTACTACGACGGCCGTCAGGTGCTCGCGGTCTAA
- a CDS encoding 2,3-bisphosphoglycerate-independent phosphoglycerate mutase: protein MSDQLDILRSLAKKTDSKIVMVVLDGVGGLPLTVNGDSELAAARTPNLDALAAQSQLGQVELVGAGITPGSGPGHLSLFGYDPLKYVVGRGALSAVGIGVKLEAGDVAVRGNFATLGADRVVQDRRAGRPSDAKNAEIVARLRAAMPDIDGTPVEIYTESEHRFVVVFRAAGGAALGANLSDVDPQATGVPPLSAQAHDAASARTAELVNTFVARAEAALAGEPQVNGVLFRGYSDVPHFPSFDDAYGLRAACIASYPMYKGLASLVGMDVLEVQGEEDALDGKVQALTQHWAEYDFFYFHVKKTDSTGEDGDFAAKVKKIELFDTLLPGLLALNPDVLAIVGDHSTPSKLATHSWHPVPLLIRSEYGRKDVATRYTEEEAQKGSLGLRRGTDVMPLLLANALKLNKYGA from the coding sequence ATGAGCGACCAACTGGACATCCTGCGCAGCCTCGCCAAGAAGACCGACAGCAAGATTGTGATGGTCGTGCTGGACGGCGTGGGGGGCCTGCCGCTGACCGTGAACGGCGACTCCGAACTGGCCGCCGCCCGGACCCCCAACCTGGACGCGCTGGCCGCGCAGAGCCAGCTGGGGCAGGTGGAACTGGTGGGCGCCGGCATCACGCCGGGCAGCGGCCCCGGGCACCTGAGCCTCTTTGGCTATGACCCCCTGAAGTATGTGGTAGGGCGCGGCGCCCTGAGCGCCGTGGGCATTGGCGTGAAGCTGGAAGCGGGCGACGTGGCGGTGCGCGGTAACTTTGCGACCTTGGGTGCGGACCGCGTGGTGCAAGACCGCCGCGCCGGGCGCCCCAGCGACGCCAAGAACGCCGAGATCGTGGCCCGGCTGCGCGCCGCCATGCCCGACATTGACGGCACGCCGGTAGAGATTTACACGGAAAGCGAGCACCGCTTCGTGGTGGTGTTCCGCGCGGCAGGCGGCGCGGCCCTGGGGGCCAACCTCAGCGACGTGGACCCCCAGGCCACCGGCGTGCCGCCCCTGAGCGCGCAGGCCCACGACGCGGCCAGTGCCCGCACCGCCGAACTGGTCAACACCTTTGTGGCCCGCGCCGAGGCGGCCCTGGCGGGCGAACCCCAGGTGAACGGCGTGCTGTTCCGGGGCTACAGCGACGTGCCGCACTTTCCGTCTTTTGACGACGCGTATGGGCTGCGCGCGGCGTGCATCGCCAGTTACCCCATGTACAAGGGGCTGGCGAGTCTGGTGGGCATGGACGTGCTGGAGGTGCAGGGCGAAGAAGACGCCCTGGACGGCAAGGTGCAGGCCCTGACCCAGCACTGGGCCGAGTACGATTTCTTCTACTTCCACGTCAAGAAGACCGATTCCACCGGCGAGGACGGCGACTTTGCCGCCAAGGTGAAGAAGATTGAGCTGTTCGACACCCTGCTGCCGGGGCTGCTGGCCCTGAACCCCGATGTGCTGGCGATTGTGGGCGACCACAGCACCCCCAGCAAACTTGCCACCCACTCCTGGCACCCGGTGCCGCTCCTGATTCGCAGCGAGTACGGCCGTAAGGACGTGGCGACTCGCTACACCGAGGAGGAGGCCCAGAAGGGCAGCCTGGGCCTGCGCCGGGGCACAGATGTAATGCCGCTGCTGCTGGCCAACGCCCTGAAGCTCAACAAGTACGGCGCCTGA
- a CDS encoding deoxyribodipyrimidine photo-lyase yields MIHDTRLQPLRPGAPARRGFVLLWVQASVRTRDNHALEYAVQEANRLGLPLVAVFGLTPGYPEANARHYLYLLEGLRDLRANLAARGIPLRVAPGTPPKVVLQAAGEGAALVVTDVGYVRVAREWRAWLAGHLSVPLVQVESEAVVPVRVASPKLEVGARTLRPRLHRVWHEYLVPLEPRGLRCTATDWAPGLDLQDPAAQVAGLPVDHTVPPGAEEGGEQAALDLLEDFVACKLEDYHLRRRDPTVDGSSRLSAALHYGHLSPLTAALAAREHPGPGTDAFMEELIVRRELSFNLCTYNPAYDRYEGLPAWARMTLEAHAGDRREHLYTRAELDAAQTHDPYWNAAQRQMTRTGRMHNHMRMYWGKKVLEWSATPQAAYETLVWLNNRHEQDGRNPNSWAGIGWVFGQHDRPWARRPIFGTVRYMNAGGLKRKFDADLYARQWA; encoded by the coding sequence ATGATTCACGACACGCGCCTTCAGCCCCTGCGGCCCGGCGCCCCGGCGCGGCGCGGCTTCGTGCTGCTGTGGGTGCAGGCCAGCGTGCGCACCCGTGACAACCACGCCCTGGAGTACGCGGTGCAGGAAGCCAACCGCCTGGGCCTGCCGCTGGTGGCGGTGTTTGGCCTGACCCCGGGGTACCCCGAAGCCAACGCCCGGCACTACCTGTATTTGCTGGAGGGGCTGCGCGACCTGCGCGCGAATCTGGCCGCGCGGGGCATTCCCCTGCGCGTGGCCCCGGGCACCCCACCCAAGGTGGTCCTGCAGGCGGCGGGGGAGGGCGCGGCGCTGGTGGTCACCGATGTGGGCTACGTGCGCGTGGCGCGCGAGTGGCGTGCGTGGCTGGCCGGGCACCTGAGCGTGCCGCTGGTGCAGGTGGAATCCGAGGCGGTGGTGCCGGTACGGGTGGCCAGCCCGAAACTGGAGGTGGGCGCGCGCACCCTGCGGCCCAGGCTGCACCGGGTCTGGCACGAGTATCTGGTGCCGCTGGAGCCGCGTGGTCTGCGCTGCACGGCCACCGACTGGGCCCCCGGGCTGGACCTGCAGGACCCCGCCGCGCAGGTGGCGGGCCTGCCCGTGGACCACACGGTGCCCCCCGGCGCCGAGGAGGGCGGCGAACAGGCCGCCCTGGACCTGCTGGAGGACTTTGTGGCCTGCAAACTGGAGGACTACCACCTGCGGCGCCGCGACCCCACGGTGGACGGCAGCAGTCGCCTGAGCGCGGCGCTGCACTACGGCCACCTCTCGCCCCTGACCGCCGCCCTGGCCGCCCGTGAGCACCCGGGCCCCGGCACCGACGCCTTTATGGAAGAACTGATCGTGCGCCGAGAGCTGAGTTTTAACCTCTGCACCTATAACCCCGCCTACGACCGCTACGAGGGCCTGCCCGCCTGGGCCCGCATGACCCTGGAGGCGCACGCCGGGGACCGCCGCGAGCACCTCTATACCCGGGCGGAGCTGGACGCGGCCCAGACCCACGACCCCTACTGGAACGCCGCCCAGCGCCAGATGACCCGCACCGGACGCATGCACAACCACATGCGCATGTACTGGGGCAAGAAGGTGCTGGAATGGAGCGCGACCCCCCAGGCCGCCTACGAGACGCTGGTGTGGCTGAACAACCGCCACGAGCAGGACGGCCGCAACCCCAACTCCTGGGCGGGCATCGGCTGGGTGTTCGGGCAGCATGACCGGCCCTGGGCGCGGCGGCCCATTTTCGGCACGGTGCGGTACATGAACGCGGGTGGCCTGAAGCGCAAATTCGACGCCGACCTGTACGCGCGCCAGTGGGCCTGA
- a CDS encoding TerC family protein, with protein MFGLEMPPINAEFWAILGTLILLEGLLSADNALVLAVMVRHLKGDLQRKALAYGIGGAVVLRILGVLLASYILEYWWLRAFGALYLAYLAVSHFLKHRTSEDDADQKAKGRGFWATVVLLNLTDLAFSVDSILAGVALIPRGMPREQGLTIVVFGGIVGLILMRIAATVFLKLLNKYPSFDHVAYALVGWIAVKLGLETLEAAHEIYPAVPYWHMPGPMFWGIMAAIAIIGSYLATRRPAMTDAAAEARAEAVVHEIDDTVADAADGRVDGR; from the coding sequence ATGTTTGGCCTGGAGATGCCACCCATCAACGCCGAATTCTGGGCCATTCTGGGCACCCTGATTCTGCTGGAGGGCCTGCTGTCGGCCGACAACGCGCTGGTGCTGGCCGTCATGGTGCGCCACCTGAAGGGCGACCTGCAGCGCAAGGCCCTGGCCTACGGGATTGGCGGCGCCGTGGTGCTGCGCATTCTGGGCGTGCTGCTGGCCAGCTACATCCTGGAATACTGGTGGCTGCGCGCTTTCGGTGCGCTGTATCTGGCGTATCTGGCGGTGTCGCACTTTCTCAAACACCGCACCAGCGAGGACGACGCCGACCAGAAGGCCAAGGGCCGGGGCTTCTGGGCCACCGTGGTGCTGCTGAACCTCACCGATCTGGCCTTCAGCGTGGATTCCATTCTGGCCGGCGTGGCGCTGATTCCGCGCGGCATGCCCCGCGAGCAGGGCCTGACCATCGTGGTGTTCGGCGGCATCGTGGGCCTGATTCTGATGCGAATTGCGGCCACGGTGTTCCTGAAGCTGCTGAACAAGTACCCCTCGTTTGACCATGTGGCCTACGCGCTGGTGGGCTGGATTGCCGTGAAGCTGGGCCTGGAAACGCTGGAAGCCGCCCATGAGATTTACCCGGCCGTGCCCTACTGGCACATGCCCGGGCCCATGTTCTGGGGCATCATGGCCGCCATTGCGATTATCGGGTCGTACCTGGCCACCCGCCGGCCCGCCATGACCGACGCGGCGGCCGAGGCCAGAGCCGAAGCTGTGGTGCACGAGATTGATGACACGGTGGCCGACGCCGCCGACGGACGCGTGGACGGGCGCTAA
- a CDS encoding benzoate/H(+) symporter BenE family transporter, with amino-acid sequence MTPARAGWRPLPFWRDSHPSAVLAGMVAVLIGWAGPNVLIFAVAQAADLPSGVAISWLWAHAVFAGVTGLLLSLRTRMPILSTWSTPGIAFLVTALPGVPFPEAVGAFVLSGVLVFALGAFAPLTRALQAIPAPLAAALNAAILLPFAFRALQALGEAPALVGTMIAAFFLLRQPAPRWAVAGVLAAGVGASAALGLWHPAPVSLALTRPEFVWPAFSLHATLNLALPLTVLAFTGQFVPGFGVLRANGYAPAPGPILRACGVASVGAAFFGCHNLTLGALLANIVSGPEAHPQARQRYAAAVWAGALNILVGLFAGTFLQLMGILPPQALAALAGLALLSATGSSLHAAFQGAAAGSLAAPVVLAVTLSGVAPLGIGAAFWGILAGLAVYALERRGKVSSAPVKEKAA; translated from the coding sequence ATGACTCCTGCGCGCGCCGGCTGGCGGCCTCTTCCCTTCTGGCGGGACAGCCACCCCAGCGCGGTACTGGCCGGCATGGTGGCCGTGCTGATCGGCTGGGCCGGGCCCAACGTGCTGATTTTCGCCGTGGCCCAGGCCGCCGATCTGCCCAGCGGCGTGGCCATCTCGTGGCTGTGGGCCCACGCGGTGTTTGCGGGCGTGACAGGCCTTCTGCTCAGCCTGCGCACCCGCATGCCCATCCTCAGCACCTGGAGCACCCCCGGCATTGCCTTTCTGGTCACGGCCCTGCCCGGCGTGCCCTTCCCGGAGGCGGTGGGGGCCTTTGTGCTCTCGGGGGTGCTGGTGTTTGCATTGGGGGCCTTTGCGCCGCTCACCCGCGCCCTGCAGGCCATACCCGCCCCGCTGGCCGCCGCCCTGAACGCCGCCATTCTGCTGCCATTTGCCTTCCGGGCGCTGCAGGCCCTGGGCGAGGCCCCGGCCCTGGTGGGCACCATGATCGCCGCGTTTTTCCTGCTGCGGCAGCCGGCGCCGCGCTGGGCGGTGGCGGGCGTGCTGGCGGCGGGGGTGGGGGCCAGCGCCGCCCTGGGACTGTGGCACCCAGCGCCCGTGTCCCTGGCCCTCACGCGCCCCGAATTCGTGTGGCCCGCTTTCAGCCTGCACGCCACGCTGAATCTGGCGCTGCCGCTGACCGTGCTGGCCTTTACCGGGCAGTTCGTGCCGGGCTTTGGGGTGCTCCGGGCCAACGGCTACGCGCCGGCGCCGGGGCCCATCCTGCGGGCCTGCGGGGTGGCCAGCGTGGGAGCGGCGTTCTTCGGGTGCCACAACCTGACCCTGGGGGCGCTGCTGGCCAACATTGTCAGCGGCCCCGAGGCTCACCCGCAGGCCCGCCAGCGCTACGCCGCCGCCGTGTGGGCCGGCGCCCTGAACATTCTGGTGGGCCTGTTCGCCGGTACCTTCCTGCAGCTGATGGGCATTCTGCCGCCACAGGCGCTGGCCGCCCTGGCCGGGCTGGCGCTGCTCTCGGCCACCGGTAGCAGCCTGCACGCCGCGTTTCAGGGGGCAGCGGCCGGCAGTCTGGCCGCCCCGGTGGTCCTGGCGGTCACCCTCAGCGGCGTGGCGCCACTGGGCATCGGCGCCGCTTTCTGGGGCATTCTGGCCGGGCTGGCGGTGTACGCCCTGGAACGCCGGGGGAAAGTCAGCTCCGCCCCGGTGAAGGAAAAGGCCGCGTAA
- a CDS encoding phosphotransferase enzyme family protein encodes MRGGGPPPELLGRWGLRVQAGLGGRQNQHWQVEAGGQRAVLRRWHGLEAEVRYEQALLRQVSGLGWAVPTPLGEPVVLEGAWWSLHAWVPGEAPAREAARERGRWLAGVQMAFAALPTPPRPGWRPAHAVLTDPATDALLDRCEARRPQEVRLYRWHLHRARAALEGLDPARRPQQLIHGDFTAWNLRVQGGQLTGLLDFELARPDDPVAEFALAWRGVHDEVVAGFTEVRPLSEEDRALLTPLWWAHLLEGGCGHLRGGTRDDGWTARKLQVRSPLMGALAAPSPAVP; translated from the coding sequence GTGAGGGGGGGCGGGCCACCGCCCGAACTGCTGGGCCGCTGGGGCCTGCGCGTGCAGGCCGGGCTGGGTGGGCGCCAGAACCAGCACTGGCAGGTAGAGGCGGGCGGGCAGCGCGCGGTTCTGCGCCGCTGGCATGGCCTGGAAGCCGAGGTCCGGTATGAACAGGCCCTGCTGCGGCAGGTGTCGGGCCTGGGGTGGGCCGTGCCCACGCCACTGGGCGAGCCGGTGGTTCTGGAAGGCGCGTGGTGGAGTTTGCACGCCTGGGTGCCGGGCGAGGCCCCGGCGCGCGAAGCTGCCCGGGAACGGGGGCGCTGGCTGGCCGGGGTGCAGATGGCCTTTGCCGCGCTGCCCACGCCGCCGCGCCCCGGCTGGCGCCCCGCCCACGCCGTTCTGACGGACCCCGCCACGGACGCCCTGCTGGACCGCTGCGAGGCCCGGCGGCCACAGGAGGTGCGGCTCTACCGCTGGCATCTGCACCGGGCCCGCGCCGCGCTGGAGGGCCTGGACCCCGCGCGCCGGCCCCAGCAGCTCATTCACGGCGACTTCACCGCGTGGAATCTGCGGGTCCAGGGGGGGCAGCTGACGGGCCTGCTGGATTTCGAGCTGGCCCGCCCCGACGACCCGGTGGCGGAATTCGCGCTAGCGTGGCGCGGCGTGCACGACGAGGTGGTGGCGGGCTTTACCGAGGTTCGCCCCCTGAGTGAAGAGGACCGCGCCCTGCTCACTCCGCTGTGGTGGGCCCACCTGCTAGAAGGCGGCTGTGGCCACCTGCGCGGCGGCACCCGGGACGACGGCTGGACCGCCCGCAAGCTGCAGGTGCGCTCGCCGCTGATGGGGGCCCTGGCCGCGCCGTCTCCTGCGGTACCTTAG
- a CDS encoding trimeric intracellular cation channel family protein, producing MHELEWSPITLEAGLRALDLIGVLAFALSGALLAVRKRFDLFGVLVLGCVTAVGGGAIRDTLTGQTPPLFLRDEAYLWAALLGSGLAFVFGARLARFERTLSLFDTAGLALFAASGAIGAINFGLGPLGVVFAGMLSGVGGGVIRDLIANEVPEIMYRSEQLYATAAAAGALTVWLLHPHVTPFQAQFGGALVVALLRWFSRRGWARLPVRRLPEGPGRGQG from the coding sequence GTGCACGAGCTGGAATGGTCGCCCATCACCCTGGAAGCGGGCCTGCGCGCCCTGGACCTGATAGGCGTGCTGGCCTTTGCGCTGTCCGGCGCGCTGCTGGCGGTGCGCAAGCGATTTGACCTGTTCGGGGTCCTGGTGCTGGGCTGCGTGACGGCCGTGGGCGGCGGCGCCATCCGCGACACGCTGACCGGGCAGACCCCACCCCTGTTTCTGCGAGACGAGGCGTACCTGTGGGCGGCGCTGCTGGGCTCGGGGCTGGCCTTTGTGTTCGGCGCCCGACTGGCGCGGTTTGAACGCACCCTGAGTCTCTTCGATACCGCCGGGTTAGCACTGTTTGCGGCCTCGGGGGCCATTGGAGCGATCAATTTCGGGCTGGGCCCGCTGGGTGTGGTGTTTGCGGGCATGCTCTCGGGGGTGGGCGGCGGGGTGATCCGCGACCTGATTGCCAATGAGGTGCCGGAGATCATGTACCGCAGCGAGCAGCTGTATGCCACGGCCGCCGCCGCCGGCGCCCTGACCGTGTGGCTGCTGCATCCGCACGTCACGCCCTTTCAGGCGCAGTTTGGCGGCGCGCTGGTGGTGGCGCTGCTGCGCTGGTTCTCGCGCCGGGGCTGGGCCCGGTTGCCGGTGCGCCGCCTGCCCGAGGGCCCGGGGCGCGGGCAGGGGTAA